The genomic window AGCTCAAACCGAGCGCCAAAGTACAGTCAGCCTTACCAACATCGAAGATTCATTTGACTACCCGCTGATTCTGGGGGTTTGATGGGGCAGCCGGCAGGTCTCAAATATCGAGAAATTGTCAAACGGCTAAGTAGACTGTTCACCATCGCTGAAGCGTATAATACTTAGAATTTAAAAAACCATAGGAATATATGGCTGGTGAGATCTTCAATCTCGTCTCAGGAGCAATAGGAGGTGGACTAGTAGCAGCAGGATTGAGAGTTTTTGAAAACTACTTTCTTGCTCCTCGTCTAGCCGAATCAGTTGAAGCTCGAAAAAAAATACTCCTCTACAGCAAACCTCTTTGGCGAGCTTGCCATGACCTCCATTACCGTTTGTTCTATATCAAAAAGAAAATGCATAGCCCACGAGCTACTCTTGCAGCATCACCCCAAGACGCCGAATCACTACAGTGGTTTACAACCAGCGAAGGAAACTATATTACCTCTGCCGCGTATATGATAGCGACGGTCGCTTGCTGGATTGCCCTTTATGAGCGAGACGCAGTCTTCTTACAATTCGGCCAAAGGTCACTAACCGCTCAATTTTTACTGAAAACTGAAAGCTTCAAACAAAGCATCTCCTCAAACAAAAGCATCCTATGGTTCAACTATGTAAACGGAATTGGGGAACAGCTAATCCAAGAAGAAACAAATAGGCCCGTCACCTTTTCTAGCTTTTGTCAAAAACTATTGAGAGACCAAGACTTCCGAGACTATTACACTCAACTATTCTGTTTTTTGAACGAGGTTAATCAAGGCAAGTTCGAGGCCAGCATTGAAAACACTCTTGTTGCTCTAGATGACATTAAAAAGTTCCTTGTCTCAAACGGCATAGTTGTGGAGATGCCAGAAGAGTTCGGTCCCAAATGGGACTAAAGATGAATGCGACGATAGAACAAAACCTAAATACTGGATTACAGAGAAGATCGATAGAAATCAGAAGACACTAAGCTGCCACAACTTGATTTGATAGATCTCCGAACAAACGGCGCTACATAAACGACTAGTTTGGGGGCCTTGCTCAAAAGGCAAGCTGGTACCTGTAAATGAATCTTGAATACCACAGTCACGGCTTTACTGGCTGGCACCAAGGCCCTGTCGTCTTGCTTTGAATTTTTGGGAACTCTATAAATTATAGCAGTGGAATCTGAACAAAACGCGCTTTTGGCAATTCAGCTGCCGTTATAACTGCTACCTCAGCTTATTTGGAGAACGACTTATGGCAAGACCTTATCCATTTAAAGGTGGCAATATATCAGATTACGAGACGTTTATTGGCCAAGCAGGTACTTACAATACACGTTATATTCCAACTGGTCAGACTGTTCCATGTATTCAACCATCTGGTGGCTTTACATCTCCCTCTCAGCTACTTGATATAAACATGCTTTCAATTGCTAGTCTTGCGCTTGGTGTACTTAATTTGGGTGTTGGCGTTTATAACGCCTTCCAATTGCAGAAAACTCAGAAAAAGTTAGATCAAAATCATGAGCAGATTCGGGCATATTTTGGAAGCATTCAAAACGCTCTCAATGCTCATCAACGCACCCTTGAAGTTTTGGTCAGCAGCCAATATGGCTTGTCTCAGCAAATGAACATTCTTCGTGAGGAGATGCGTTCAGATTTTCAACAAATAGTCCGGGAAATTCAAGGGGTAGAAGCGCGCAGGCGAAGAAAGGAATTCTATGCTAATACTTATGAGCTAATGGAAGTCTATAAACGTTTTATTGACCACCTACCCGATCTATCAGAAGCGGATCGATTAATTGATAGAGCAGAGAAGTTAGAGGCATGGCTGCTAGCTGAACTTGATCAAGTTAGTATGGGTAAGCCTGAAAGACTACCACTAGTGGTAGCATTATTTTTCAGTGTTAGAGCAAAGGCCGATGCGTTTGAGGCTAAGGGGGGAAAATATATGGCTTCTGCTGACAAGGCTCTCAATAAACTGAAGAAGCAAATCCAGAGAGAAGCATATGCTCTTTGCAATGGTCGTAGCCTTTATACTCTTGGTGTAGAAATACCAGAGATTGTCTACCAGTACGCTCTCTTGCAACGCAGCCTTGCTAAAGGAATTGAGTTGAGATTAAATCCTAAAGCAGAGCTTGCATTCCTTCCGGAAGAAGTCGCCTGGAAGGATGGCTTAGATGACTTCAGAAAAATTTTTGAGCAAAAACCAGAAAGTACCGTTAAAGACACCGTAAAAATCAACGAGAAGACAGTGATTCATTTAAAAACTCTAGCAGACTGCGATTGGTATATTCGCTTTTCCGGCGAAGACCCTTCAACCTTCGATGTCCACTCTCGTCAATCAATACGACTCAGTGATTTGTTTAGGGAAATAGGTCACCCTAATCCTACTGAAGGCATACTATACAAGAGTGATTTGTATGCTTTGATGTTATTTTCTTTGCCCGAAGCTTGTAATAAATTCGCAAGTCGTATCCAGGAGGAGTTCAGTTGGGAAGAACACCCTAAGATTTCCGGTTCTTCATTCCAGTGAGGTTGATTAAGCAATTTCAGCTCTAAAGCTCACTCATCGTAAGTAACTCTGCATCCTTTGGTTGACTATACATCATGATAATAGGGTCGATAGTTCTGAACTGACAAGATGGCTGACAGACGCCCCAAACGAAGAAGCTTGAAATCCCTACTCTTCGAGACTCTACTTAAGGAGTGGGGGGTTTGGCTTACGATTGTTATTCTTCTATTGGCAACACTACTATTCTCTACTCAGCTTGCCACCTGGTTAGAGAAAGCAGCCTTTATCAAGGTTCTCGACTCTCTCAGCAAACTCGGCTTACTGATCGCTATCATTGCCTTTTTAAGAGAAATCCCAAAGTGGGAGGAAAGAGCGGCAGAAGAAGCAAAGCGAAGACAATTCGAGTATTGGAAAGCAATTGACGCAGCAAACGCAGCTAGGGAATCTTCACCTGATGGACGCTTCACCAGTTATGCCTTGACAATAGCGCTTGAGAACTTAGCACAAGAGCATGACGAGAAAGGCAACCCAATCAAAATGCGCAATGTCGATCTTTCAGGAGCGAACTTAGAAGACGGCATCAAGCTTTCCAGGATAGATCTCAGTCTTTGCAAGTTTAGATACGCCAATCTTAGTGGAGCTGATTTTAGTCAAAGCAGCCTACGCAGAGCCAATTTTGCAAGAGCAAGGCTGTTCGGAACCAACTTTTATGATGCTGATCTCGGGATTGCTGGAACAAGAACCATTTTTAAACAAGCTGTATATGATGAGAGAACCATATTTCCAGCAGGGTTTAATCCTGAAGAGGCAGGAGCATTTAAGATAGCTCCTGAAGTTTCTCTCAAAAACGCTCCCTTAACCAAAGCCCTTCTATGGGACGCCGATCTTGAGAAAGCCGACTTAGATGCGGCTGACCTCGAAAGAGCAACACTTGATGGCTCAAACCTTAAAGAGGCTAATCTCCGAGAAGCTAATCTTCAGGAAGTTAAGGCTAGAAACGTTAATTTTCAAGGAGCGGATCTTTCCAAAGCTGACTTACGGGAAGCCAATCTTTTTGACGCAATCCTCGACAACGCAAACATTCGAGAGACGAACTTTGAAAATGCAGAACACATAACCGTAGAGCAAATTAAATCGGCTCAGAACTGGGAACAAGCAATATACGATGATAACTTCCGTAAGAAGCTAGGACTAAACCCATAGGTTAGAGCCCATTATCAGCGATCTGAAGCAGATGAACGCATAGCTCTGCATTCATGATCTTTGCCTTCTCCACAGGTATAATGTTACATCGCAGGCAGTATTTGTATTGCGCTTACCATAAGCACTGCAGTTGCGGATTCAGAGCAGGATGCTGCCCTTTAAAAGCATAGAGTTTGTAAGGGCAATCCCTGCTAGTTGCCTTCATCCTTAGCAGAGCAGGCAAAGACTCGACTCAACAGAATTCATCGCCCTGGTATTGACCGATGCCAAAATTTCTGGCGCTGAACCAGTACCACTTGCCAGCAACTATAAAATGACAGAGACTGCTGCTCAGCTGTTCACAGAAATGAAAAGGTATGAGCCATGACCTCTAATACTGAGAAACTGCTCCAAGAACTAGGGCAACAATACGAGGGAGCCACGATGCAACCTCTGTATACAGCTGTAGTTACAGTAACCCCTGGGCCAGAGGGACACGCCCGACTATCCAGTCACGCCCGCAGTTCTGATGGGCTACTAGATCTGAACTTAGCATTTCCAGCTGAGCTAGGGGGACACGGCCAAGGAACGAATCCCGAACAACTGTTTGCAGCTGGCTATGCAGCCTGTTTTCATGGCGCACTTGCCCTAGTTTCTAGAAAAGCAGGCGTTGATGCCTCTAAAGCAACTGTCACCTGCTCTGTAACGATTGGCAGAGATCCTACAGACGGTGGCTATATGCTTGCGGCTAAGTTAACAGTCGAGATTCCGGGTGCAGACCACGCGAAAGCCGAGCAGGCAGTTGCTCAAGCGCACCAGCTTTGCCCCTACTCAAAAGCGATTCGTGGCAATGTCGATGTGCAGGTGACCGTAGTTTGATTTGCCTGTGGGTTATACTATCGGTCCCATACCAGAGCAACAAGTGAGTCAACAGAGCAGCTGCGAGATAGTGGCAACTAATTCTATGTCTTATCTATTGATGCGATGAATCAAAAATCGTTGCAGAAGCGCAGCCTCTATCGCTCTGAACCTGTTGCCTATTTGCTGATTGAAAAGCTACATCTCTCTCCCTTCAGTCTTGGGCTACTTTCAATCGTGCTCGTCGCGGGGCTTTATTTAATTGCAGCTTGGGTGAGCAACACCTTATGGTCCAAGCCAGGGCAGGTAGGCTTACTTCAAGACTGGTTTCCCTGGTTTTGGATCCTGTTCATCAATCCAGTGGTTTCGGGATATTATTTGTGGAGTTTTCAAGCCATTGACCATGTTGTTCAGGAGCTTGAAGCATCTGATGTGGTGGAAACCGATCAATCAGAAATTGATCAGATTATTTTCAGCTTCTACCACCAAAAATGGCGCAAGCTTCTGGCCTTGGCTACTGCAGTTGGTTACAGTACCTTCGTTTTCGTCACCCAATCTAGCTTAAAAAATAATTGGTATGGTTCCGGACTCCTGCCAAATTTGGCTGTCACCATTGCCACATTTGCCGTAGTGTACACGGGCGCTGTGCTGGTCTTGAACCTTATTACTAATCTCCGGGTTCTGCATCGTATCCTCCAAGAAAAACAGCTTAATATCAATCCTCTGCATCCAGACCGTTGCGGTGGGCTTCAACCACTAAGTGACTATTCCCTAAAGACTGCATATTTAGCTGCTGTTTTAGGCATAATGGTTGGGCTCATTGAATATCAGTTCATCAGTCAAGGAGTTGATCGGGTTTATTGGTTTGTCCATCTCATCATCCCACTCCACATTGCTTTATCAATCGCCTGTTTCTATGGCCCTCTACTAGCGGCCCATAGGGGAATGAGAAAAGCGAAGGAAGATCTCTTACACAAGATTGCTCGACAGTTTCAAGCGGATTACTCTCAGATTCATACCAGCCTGACCGGAGACGCAGAGGTTCTTAAGAAGGGTAGCGAGAAAATTAAGGAGCTTCGTGCTTTCTACACCCTGACTGACGAATTTCCCGTGTGGCCCTTCGATGTTCAAACTTTCCGCCGGTTTCTGCTGACTGTGCCTAGCCCTCTCCTACCTCTACTACCAAAGCTAATAGGAATTCTGCTCAAAAAGTGGGGCATTGAGATTGGCTAATTCAGAATCCAGAATGAACAGAGGAGTGACCACCTAGAATTAGTCAGAAAAAATAGCTTTATGCTCTCATTTACACCCTCACAAGCCAAGCCCGATAGTTCAGGAAACTACCGGGCTTGGCTTGATGGGAAGATAGAAAACTTCGCTTTCAGCAGTTATATCTAACGCCTCTAAAACTGATCTCAACTCCCCATCATGCAGCTCATGGTGCAGACACAAGCCGACTGTTATCGATTAGCAGTTGCCACTTCTTGCTGGAGCTTGCTCTTGGCCGCTTTGAACTCGCTAGCCATTTGCTCTTTCTGCTCGCTGCTGCAATTCTTATCGATTGACGCGAACATCGTGCTTTCCTCCTGGCGGATGTGGTCACCCACCATTTCCATAAGATCCTTGACCTTAGATCTGAACTCGTCCGCTGAAGCAGGGTCAATTGCCTTGATCTCGTCAAGCATCCGCTTCATTTCGGCTTGCTCATCGTACAGCTCTTGCGTGTCCCCCTCGCCGTAGAACGGGCGAACTTTCGGGTAGACAACTTCTTCTTCAGCCTGGGCATGGACCAATAGATCTTTGTAAAGCTGGCTGAAATACTCTTGGAGCTTCTGAGGATCTTTCGTCGCTCCGATTTCGGTGAAGATGGTATTCACCTTGTTGTGGTCCAGCCGGATCAGGGTCTGAATGTTCATGTCCTGCTTGTCTGTGTTCTGGGTAATCACGCTACCCGCAACACCCGACAGGGCAGCAACTGCATCCTGCACGCGCGCCCAAAGCCCTTGCTTGGCTTCTTTGCCGGTCATCTCACGGACACCCACCTGTTCCAGCACACCCTTGAGCTGTTCTTGGTGAGCACGGCCCTCGAAGTTGACCGTATTCAAAGGCGTAATCGCCACTTCAATATCAGCCCCTACTACCTGAGCGGCTTTGTGGATCATGATTCCACTCATCGCCTGACCATGCTTCATCAGTTCGTGATGCATGAGTTTCTGGTAGAACGTAAACTCATCGCCCGACATCATCTGCTCGAACTGCGGAATAAATATGTTGGTCGCAGCACTAGGTTCAGATTGAATGCCGTATTGAACGATCACGGTCTCTATAATGCCTAGGTTTTTGCGGTCATCCTCAAGCATGTTCTGAAGACGCTCACGGACATCGTCGTAAGGGCAGACGTCGATGAGCTTTTGATCATTCGAGATAATCAAATTTTGAAAAGCCTTAAGATCTGCCAATCTCTCGCCGATGGCAAGCCGTTTGGTATCGTCTAGTGTTGTAGCCATGCTGGATGCTCCTACAAAGAAGTAAAGTGACAAAAATGCTTGAATACCTTGATCCTGGCGGTGAACCCGTTCTCGTCCACCCGACCAAAGTTAGATGTTTTGATTGAGCCCACAGGCAGCTAGCCGCCGAGGAAGACCTATAGTAGAGCGCAGTTGTGATGGCCAAGCGTTACAGAGCCCCTGGTTTGAGAGCCAGTTTTATGTTCTGACCTGTCTGTCGTTGGCAAGTGCGTTACGGCATTGCTTTAGAACTAATCAATAAGCCTCTAGCAGAAGTGCCTTAGCTAAAACCTTAAGAGCTCTGTTATCACTGCCTTATTGAGCAAGCTACAGGACAAAATACGAGTTTTAATGCCTTACTCGTTGGAATCCTAGTTCTGTATATAGCCCTATAAAGTAGACTGCATCAGAAACAAGCTTTAATTTCAAGGGCTAGTGACACTGGGGTTTAAGGCCTATGGGGCAGTCTGTATCTGCCTAAATCACTACTGGGCAGCCCAGCACTTTGTTCAGGTTTCAGTTGTCCGGGCAATGTCCGGGCAGGAGAAGTGACGCCAGTAGAAGTGGGGGAGGAAACCTCACTCTGAGCTGAGGATAGTGCCCTGCTGGGACCGTTGCTTCAGCGGAGCGGCAGACAGCGGACAAAGTCGGAAACCCAGAGGGGAAGACGTTGATAAAACTTTTTCAAATCAACACCCCACTCAGGTATTAGAGCAAACTGGCACCTGCCCAGTCAAAGCTCTATGGTGCTGGTAATGTGTGTGAGGAGGTACGAAGCATGAACAAAATGTGGTGTGAGTCCCGCCTCAGTAGAACGGTTAGACGGTGGGCCACGCTGGGTGGTTTCACTTTGAGCAGCCTGCTCCAGGCAGCCCCACTTCTGGCACAAACGCCCTTACCATCAGCAGAACTTTGCCCGACCGGCACCGTCGTCAACGCCTCTGAAACCGAGCAGAAGTCAGGCGGCAACCTGGCCATGCTGCCCTCGGAGCTGGCGCGGGGTTTAGACCAACAGATCAGCACAGCAATGGGACTATGGGAACGTCTCAACCGCAACCTGGCACCCTGGCCTGGAATTGCCGAGAGCGCCCGCATGGCCCGTGTGCCAGTTCTGATGTATCACGACATCACGGATCAGCCTGAAGTCTTCTTTGATGTCACGCCAGAGCAATTCGAAGCTCGGTTAGAAGAAATCCGAGAAGCAGGCGCAACGCCGATCAGCATGACCCGTCTGGTGCTTAACCTGCGTTTTGGCGTACCTTTACCGCCCAAACCGGTGCTGTTGAGCTTTGACGACGGCTATGCAGGCCACTACAAGTTTGTCTTGCCCCTGCTGAAGCGCTACAACTACCCAGCGACTTTCGCGGTTTATATCGGTGCCCTGGACAAGCAAACTCAGGCTGATGCAGCAGGTAAGGCCGTCCCCGGTCGCGCCCACATCACCTGGGACCAGCTACGCGAGATCGCCAACAGTGGTTTGGCCACGATCGTCGCTCACTCCGTCTCTCACCCCGAAGACCTCACCAAGCTGGACGACGCGCAACTCCAGGCGGAGATTCTGACCTCTAAGCAACGCCTAGAGCAGGAATTGGGCCTGCCTATTCCCTACTTTGCCTACCCGGCAGGGCACCACGATGAGCGAGTGGTCGCGCAAGTAGCCGCAGCAGGCTTCCAAGCAGCGCTGACCATGAGCAATGACGAAGAGGAGGAGACCTTTGCCGGCAATTCCACGACGCTCCTAGCAATTCAACGTTTCGGTCAGTCTCGCCTCAGAGAAGTCCTACCTCAAGCTTGGGCAGGACCGCCCTTCAGCTTGCCGAGCGGCGGCATCACCTTCAATACACCGGTCGCGGTCAACAATGTTGACTCGGATGGACTTGCCCTAACTCTGATTAGCGGTGGACGCCCTCGCACCTTCCATGCCGACACTCGTTATCAAGTCGCTGACATCCTGGCGCAATCGGGAGCGACGGCCGCTGTGGATGGTGGTTTTTTCTCTCTAGAACACATCGATTCCAATCAAATGATTGGTCCTGTGCTCAGTCAGAACACTGGGCAATTCATCCCAGACTCCATCAACGATTTGAAGAAGATGGGCGGGCGGCCTCTGGTGCTGATTGGCCCTCGCAGTGTACGGTATGTGCCCTTTAACGGTCAAAAGCACAACAGCCTGGAGGGGATTCAGGCCGAGATGCCAGATGTCACCGATGCTTTTGTCGCTGCTGCTTGGTTAGTAAAAGCAGGAGTGGGTCAGCCCTCCAGCAGCTTCCGTGACCTCTACGGCTTCGACGCCATGCGGCAGCGAGCCTTTTGGGGCATTAACGAGCAGGGGCAACCGGTGGTCGGCGTGAGCCATGACCGAGTTGACGCGGTTGCCTTGGGACGGGCCCTTGCAGCAGCGGGCTTGCGCGAAGCGGTGATGCTCGACTCTGGAGCGAGTACCTCCTTGGCCTACCGCAACGAGTCACTGGTGAGTTATCTGCCTCGTCCGGTCCCCCACGCGGTCACTCTGTCTGACCAGACGCAGCCAACGCTTGCCAACTGCGCCCCACTGAATACAACCAGCACAACCAGCAGCATCAACCGTCAGTAGGGACAAGACAAAGTAAGGGCGAGGAAACCTCGCCCTTACTTTATGTGGCTTTAGTACAGTCTGGTAGGGGTGGGGTCTCCCCACCCACTTACCACCTATCCCGTGTCCTTTCTGTCCTGTGCCCTTAGCTTGCGTGCTTGCGGAACACCAGCGTGACGTTGTGACCACCGAAGCCGAAAGAATTAGAAAGCGCTACATCTACAAGCTGTTCACGACTGACGTTGGGCACGTAGTCCAAGTCGCAACCTTCATCAGGGTTTTCCAGGTTGATCGTGGGGGGGACGCGGTCATTGGCCACAGCCATTGCCGTTGCCACCGCTTCGATGCCGCCGGAGCCGCCCAGCAGGTGCCCGGTCATCGACTTGGTGGAACTCACCGTTATGCGGTGGGCATGGTCACCGAGCGCTTTTTTAATGGCTAAGGTTTCCGTGGGGTCATTCACAGGCGTGCTGGTGCCGTGGGCGTTGATATAGCTCACCTGATCTGGGGTGATGCCTGCATCCTTCAGCGCCATCTGGATTGCGCGGGCTGCCCCATCCCCACCCGGCGTGGGCGAGGTCATGTGGTAGGCATCGCAGGTAACGCCGTAGCCCAAGATTTCAGCGTAGATTTCGGCGCCCCGACTGAGCGCATGCTCCAGTTCTTCAAGAATCAGGATGCCTGAGCCTTCACCTAAGACGAAACCGTCACGGTCTCGATCAAAGGGCCGACTGGCGTGGGCAGGGTCATCGTTACGCGTAGAGAGCGTGCGAGCTGAGGCAAAGCCT from Leptolyngbya sp. FACHB-261 includes these protein-coding regions:
- a CDS encoding pentapeptide repeat-containing protein, translating into MKSLLFETLLKEWGVWLTIVILLLATLLFSTQLATWLEKAAFIKVLDSLSKLGLLIAIIAFLREIPKWEERAAEEAKRRQFEYWKAIDAANAARESSPDGRFTSYALTIALENLAQEHDEKGNPIKMRNVDLSGANLEDGIKLSRIDLSLCKFRYANLSGADFSQSSLRRANFARARLFGTNFYDADLGIAGTRTIFKQAVYDERTIFPAGFNPEEAGAFKIAPEVSLKNAPLTKALLWDADLEKADLDAADLERATLDGSNLKEANLREANLQEVKARNVNFQGADLSKADLREANLFDAILDNANIRETNFENAEHITVEQIKSAQNWEQAIYDDNFRKKLGLNP
- a CDS encoding hemerythrin domain-containing protein; amino-acid sequence: MATTLDDTKRLAIGERLADLKAFQNLIISNDQKLIDVCPYDDVRERLQNMLEDDRKNLGIIETVIVQYGIQSEPSAATNIFIPQFEQMMSGDEFTFYQKLMHHELMKHGQAMSGIMIHKAAQVVGADIEVAITPLNTVNFEGRAHQEQLKGVLEQVGVREMTGKEAKQGLWARVQDAVAALSGVAGSVITQNTDKQDMNIQTLIRLDHNKVNTIFTEIGATKDPQKLQEYFSQLYKDLLVHAQAEEEVVYPKVRPFYGEGDTQELYDEQAEMKRMLDEIKAIDPASADEFRSKVKDLMEMVGDHIRQEESTMFASIDKNCSSEQKEQMASEFKAAKSKLQQEVATANR
- the fabF gene encoding beta-ketoacyl-ACP synthase II — encoded protein: MSNLDLSERSSVLKRVVVTGMGAITPLGNTLADYWTGLMAGRNGIGLITQFDTSRHDCRIAGEVKGFNPQDHMAAKEAKRMDRFAQFAIAASKQALADAQLEITDLNAEQVGVIIGTGIGGLKVLEDQHEVLMNRGPDRCSPFMVPMMIANMAAGLTAIHTGAKGPNSCPVTACAAGSNAVGDAFRFVQRGLAQAMICGGTEAAITPLAVAGFASARTLSTRNDDPAHASRPFDRDRDGFVLGEGSGILILEELEHALSRGAEIYAEILGYGVTCDAYHMTSPTPGGDGAARAIQMALKDAGITPDQVSYINAHGTSTPVNDPTETLAIKKALGDHAHRITVSSTKSMTGHLLGGSGGIEAVATAMAVANDRVPPTINLENPDEGCDLDYVPNVSREQLVDVALSNSFGFGGHNVTLVFRKHAS
- a CDS encoding organic hydroperoxide resistance protein, translated to MTSNTEKLLQELGQQYEGATMQPLYTAVVTVTPGPEGHARLSSHARSSDGLLDLNLAFPAELGGHGQGTNPEQLFAAGYAACFHGALALVSRKAGVDASKATVTCSVTIGRDPTDGGYMLAAKLTVEIPGADHAKAEQAVAQAHQLCPYSKAIRGNVDVQVTVV
- a CDS encoding polysaccharide deacetylase family protein → MNKMWCESRLSRTVRRWATLGGFTLSSLLQAAPLLAQTPLPSAELCPTGTVVNASETEQKSGGNLAMLPSELARGLDQQISTAMGLWERLNRNLAPWPGIAESARMARVPVLMYHDITDQPEVFFDVTPEQFEARLEEIREAGATPISMTRLVLNLRFGVPLPPKPVLLSFDDGYAGHYKFVLPLLKRYNYPATFAVYIGALDKQTQADAAGKAVPGRAHITWDQLREIANSGLATIVAHSVSHPEDLTKLDDAQLQAEILTSKQRLEQELGLPIPYFAYPAGHHDERVVAQVAAAGFQAALTMSNDEEEETFAGNSTTLLAIQRFGQSRLREVLPQAWAGPPFSLPSGGITFNTPVAVNNVDSDGLALTLISGGRPRTFHADTRYQVADILAQSGATAAVDGGFFSLEHIDSNQMIGPVLSQNTGQFIPDSINDLKKMGGRPLVLIGPRSVRYVPFNGQKHNSLEGIQAEMPDVTDAFVAAAWLVKAGVGQPSSSFRDLYGFDAMRQRAFWGINEQGQPVVGVSHDRVDAVALGRALAAAGLREAVMLDSGASTSLAYRNESLVSYLPRPVPHAVTLSDQTQPTLANCAPLNTTSTTSSINRQ